Within Actinomycetota bacterium, the genomic segment CGCGATCATGTTCGCGGACATCATGCTGCCGCTGGCCTCGCTTGGGATCGGTTTCGAGATCCGCGAGGGGGGTCCGGTGGTGGACGAGCCGATCCGCTCAATGGAGCAGATCCGAGGGCTGCCGCGGATCGCCGTGAAAGAGGCCGTCCCGGCGGTCATGGAGGCTATCTCCCTCGTCCGCGGCGAGCTGAACGGACGGGTGCCCCTGATCGGCTTCTCCGGGGCGCCGCTCACCCTCGCCTGCTACCTCGTGGACGGGCGCCCCAGCCGCGAGTTCTCCGAGACGCGCTCGTTCATGTTCCGCGAGCCGCACGCCTGGGACGAGCTCATGACGCGGCTGACCGACATGGTCGTCGAGTACCTGACCGAGCAGGCGGCGGCCGGAGTGCAGGCCGTGCAGCTTTTCGACAGCTGGGTGGGGGGCCTCGGCCCGTCGGACATGGAGAGGTTCGTCCTGCCCTACACCCGCCGCATCTTCGACGCGATCGCGCACCTCGGCCTGCCCAGGATCAACTTCGGGACGAACACCCACGGGTTCCTGGAGCTGATGGCGGCACCCGACTGCGAGGTCGTCGGCGTGGACTGGCGGGTCCCCCTGGACGAGGCGTGGCGCAGGATAGGGCCGGACCGCGGCATCCAGGGCAACCTCGATCCCGCCGTACTTTTCGGCCCCCCGGACCTGATCAAAGCCCGCGTCAAAGACG encodes:
- a CDS encoding uroporphyrinogen decarboxylase, whose protein sequence is AIMFADIMLPLASLGIGFEIREGGPVVDEPIRSMEQIRGLPRIAVKEAVPAVMEAISLVRGELNGRVPLIGFSGAPLTLACYLVDGRPSREFSETRSFMFREPHAWDELMTRLTDMVVEYLTEQAAAGVQAVQLFDSWVGGLGPSDMERFVLPYTRRIFDAIAHLGLPRINFGTNTHGFLELMAAPDCEVVGVDWRVPLDEAWRRIGPDRGIQGNLDPAVLFGPPDLIKARVKDVMDRAGGRPGHIFNLGHGVLPGTPLDSLKLMVDEVHAS